Genomic segment of bacterium:
GTGTATAGGGTTCTGCAAAATAGGATTTGAGGGAGACAACAAATAAATATCAAATATCAAATATTAAATATCAAATATAAATATCAAAATGCAAAATTACAAATCAAATTTCAAAGAGGAAGTAGCAAGGTTTCTCAAAGAGTTGGAGGAATTTGGTAATATCTTTGCTTCAAGTATTTTAACGCTGAAAGGAAAGAGATAATTTTACATTTTGATATGTAATTTTTATATTTGCTTTTTGCATTTTGCTCTTTGGAGGAAATCCCTTTTGGACACCAAATCTGCATAGATTTCACTATTAGAGTTATTTTCAGACACCACCGAAAATTGAGCATAGAGATTAGAGATTAGCAAGAGTGCAGGTTCTAATTCACTAATTCTCTAATCTCTAATTAACTATTTTCAGGAGAAATTATGATCCAGGCACGCACTCGTTTAGAGGTAGCCGATAATTCAGGCGCAAGAAAAATAATGTGCATCAAGGTATTAGGAGGCACTAAAAGTAGATATGCCTATGTAGGTGATATAATTGTTGCCTCGGTTAAAGAAGCTATACCAACATCTCCTATTAAAAAAGGAGATGTTGTTAAAGCCGTAATTGTTCGCACAACAAACCAAACAAGACGGAAAGATGGTTCTTATCTTAGATTTGATGATAATGCCGCCGTCATTATTGATGAACAAAAAAATCCACGCGCAACCAGAATATTTGGACCCGTAGCCAGAGAATTACGAAGTAGAGA
This window contains:
- the rplN gene encoding 50S ribosomal protein L14, which gives rise to MIQARTRLEVADNSGARKIMCIKVLGGTKSRYAYVGDIIVASVKEAIPTSPIKKGDVVKAVIVRTTNQTRRKDGSYLRFDDNAAVIIDEQKNPRATRIFGPVARELRSRDFMKIITLAPEVV